From the genome of Candidatus Neomarinimicrobiota bacterium:
GATAACAGCCAGTGGCTATCAAAGTCTGCCCGTTGCTGTTTTTCCGCGAAAAGTGCTCTGGAATCAGCTTAATATCCAGGGGGTTCCTCTCCATTTCTTTACCACTCATTTGGCTTATCGGGATGAAGACAATGCCACTCGCGTCCAGCAGATAAATTCGATCAGAAGCTTTATCAATAGCAAAACTGCTTCGGTTCCCGGTCCCGCCATACTCACCGGTGATTTTAATTGCACCCCCGCCAGCGATCCAATTGCTCTGTTAAGTGAGTATTCATCAAGCTGGAATCTTTTGCATCCCACACTTTCGGGCTACACCTATCCCTCAAATAATCCTATAAAAAAAATTGATTACGTCTTTGTGAAAAATGATTATCAGCCAGTTATTCTTCAGTCATCCCTCAAATTTTTCGTCACCTATGATGGAACAAACTACCCCTCAGATCATTGGGGGTTAATGACTACAGCTGTAGTGCAAACCACAAATCTTGACCAACCTGAAAACCTTCCTGACCAACTACAGTTACTGACTTATCCCAACCCCTTCAATGGAAATCTAACAATGAGGGTGATCCTACGGGAACCGAGCGACCTGACCCTTGAGATATTTAATCTGCATGGCAAGCGTGAGTATTATCAGGATATGACC
Proteins encoded in this window:
- a CDS encoding endonuclease/exonuclease/phosphatase family protein; translated protein: MKTHLIPSLFLALTLTVSMAVAQDTLKILSYNIEGMKPGTDYPARLQAIIQELKILDPDIMGLQEVAQHSSSDNMAQTIADSLSIYFGSDYYVYWQMTHTAYSSYSEGIGTVSKWPITASGYQSLPVAVFPRKVLWNQLNIQGVPLHFFTTHLAYRDEDNATRVQQINSIRSFINSKTASVPGPAILTGDFNCTPASDPIALLSEYSSSWNLLHPTLSGYTYPSNNPIKKIDYVFVKNDYQPVILQSSLKFFVTYDGTNYPSDHWGLMTTAVVQTTNLDQPENLPDQLQLLTYPNPFNGNLTMRVILREPSDLTLEIFNLHGKREYYQDMTNLSTGEHRFTWQPRIEDSSGVYLCRIRTKNETLIRKLMLVK